The following are from one region of the Sorghum bicolor cultivar BTx623 chromosome 2, Sorghum_bicolor_NCBIv3, whole genome shotgun sequence genome:
- the LOC110432769 gene encoding uncharacterized protein LOC110432769 produces the protein MDNDDNPLFAFAYSNHGSPSSASSASSASFTAPAAPPHQPPSASALMMVNIKSHVPVVLDLVNPNYQEWRCFLDSVIGKFGLLGHIQGAPTAAQRADPDWVMKDQCLVNWLFNTMSRDVMRIVRVPGATAFTIWSRELSITDYTAKLKELTDALGDLGQPVSDASQVLNMLRGLNHKYRHCIATITSTQPPHTFLSARSFLLLEELYATQHDKLAAQQAMVAQSSRVPSSTGGSSSHPAPPPAPTSAGPNHGGSNGSNRNRRCGRGHGNGTGAPAAPPGGSSTTPLPEHSVGCGVPPMAGHGYNPPPAYAPASAEPNALLAALANAGVPPAGTSTSDWFMDTGASSHMASGTGNLNQLRPLYSSSSVTVGNGARFAHPSGEAPL, from the exons ATGGATAATGATGACAATCCACTCTTCGCGTTTGCCTACTCTAACCATGGCTCTCCTTCCTCTGCTTCCAGCGCCTCGTCTGCCTCCTTCACCGCACCAGCAGCTCCACCCCATCAGCCTCCCTCCGCGTCCGCTCTCATGATGGTGAACATCAAGTCCCACGTCCCGGTGGTACTTGACCTTGTCAATCCAAACTACCAAGAGTGGCGCTGCTTCCTCGACTCCGTCATCGGGAAGTTCGGTCTCCTCGGCCACATTCAAGGCGCCCCAACAGCTGCTCAACGCGCTGATCCGGACTGGGTGATGAAGGACCAGTGCCTCGTCAACTGGCTCTTCAACACCATGTCGCGCGACGTCATGCGCATAGTCCGCGTTCCCGGCGCCACGGCCTTCACCATTTGGAGCC GCGAGCTCAGCATCACCGACTACACCGCCAAGTTGAAGGAGCTCACCGACGCTCTTGGCGACCTCGGCCAGCCCGTCTCCGATGCGTCGCAGGTGCTGAACATGCTGCGGGGTCTCAACCACAAGTATCGCCACTGCATCGCCACCATTACCTCCACGCAGCCCCCTCACACCTTCCTCTCCGCTCGCTCCTTCCTCCTGCTGGAGGAGCTCTACGCCACGCAACATGACAAGCTGGCGGCGCAGCAGGCCATGGTCGCCCAGAGCAGCCGGGTGCCATCCTCCACCGGCGGATCCTCGTCGCACCCTGCACCTCCTCCGGCACCTACATCAGCTGGACCGAACCACGGCGGATCCAACGGCTCCAACCGCAACCGACGCTGCGGTCGCGGGCATGGAAACGGCACCGGTGCGCCTGCCGCGCCACCCGGCGGCTCCTCTACAACGCCGCTTCCCGAACACTCCGTGGGCTGCGGCGTACCACCCATGGCAGGGCATG GATACAACCCGCCACCGGCCTACGCCCCCGCGTCCGCCGAGCCGAACGCCCTCCTCGCCGCGCtcgccaacgccggcgtacctCCTGCGGGCACGAGCACCTCCGACTGGTTCATGGACACCGGCGCCTCTTCACACATGGCCTCCGGCACCGGTAACCTCAACCAGCTACGCCCCCTCTATTCCTCATCTTCTGTCACGGTGGGCAACGGCGCCC GATTTGCACACCCGTCAGGAGAAGCTCCGCTGTAA
- the LOC110432770 gene encoding uncharacterized protein LOC110432770 produces MVLSASSDALLQDIIAKLQAEFAVKDMGPLHFFLGVDVRRRGSDFFLSQTKYAEELLDRAGMMNCKPAATPIDTNAKLSSTAGAAVRDPSEYRSIAGALQYLTITRSDIAYVVQQACLHMHDPRDSHLAIVKRILRYVRGTTAYGLHLRGTTSTPTIIAYSDADWAGCPDTRRSTSGYCIYLGNALVSWSSKRQATVSRSSAEAEYRAAANAVAECIWLRQLLGELHINVPSATIAYCDNISAIYMSKNPVHHRRTKHIEHDIHFVRERVAFGDLRVVHVPTDQQFADVMTKGLPTTTFNTFRSSLTVGPPDAVTAGGGGG; encoded by the coding sequence ATGGTGCTGAGCGCGTCATCCGACGCGCTTCTTCAGGACATCATCGCCAAGCTCCAAGCCGAGTTCGCCGTCAAGGACATGGGACCGCTGCACTTCTTCCTCGGCGTTGATGTGCGACGTCGCGGCTCCGACTTCTTCCTGTCGCAGACCAAGTACGCCGAGGAGCTACTCGACCGCGCGGGCATGATGAACTGCAAGCCAGCGGCAACTCCGATCGACACGAACGCCAAGCTGTCCTCCACCGCCGGGGCTGCAGTTCGTGATCCGAGTGAGTACCGCAGCATCGCCGGGGCACTGCAGTATCTCACCATCACGCGGTCTGACATCGCCTATGTCGTTCAACAAGCGTGCCTGCACATGCATGATCCGCGCGACAGCCACCTCGCCATCGTCAAGCGGATCCTGCGATACGTCCGGGGAACCACGGCCTACGGCCTTCATCTTCGTGGAACGACGTCGACACCCACCATCATCGCCTACTCGGATGCCGACTGGGCCGGCTGTCCGGACACACGAAGATCCACGTCGGGATACTGCATCTATCTCGGCAACGCCCTCGTCTCGTGGTCGTCGAAGCGACAGGCCACGGTGTCCCGCTCGAGCGCGGAGGCCGAATACAGGGCTGCCGCGAACGCGGTGGCCGAGTGTATTTGGCTACGACAACTCCTCGGCGAACTCCATATCAACGTTCCCAGCGCCACGATCGCGTACTGCGACAACATCTCCGCCATCTACATGAGCAAGAATCCGgtgcatcatcggcgaaccaagCACATCGAGCACGACATACACTTCGTGCGGGAACGCGTCGCGTTCGGGGATCTCCGCGTCGTGCACGTTCCAACCGATCAGCAGTTCGCCGACGTAATGACCAAGGGCCTGCCAACTACGACGTTCAACACCTTCCGGTCCAGTCTCACCGTCGGGCCACCCGACGCTGTCactgcggggggggggggggggtga